A single window of Gemmatimonadales bacterium DNA harbors:
- the ndk gene encoding nucleoside-diphosphate kinase, with protein MAGRQTLGIVKPDAVAAGNLGNIVANLEQRGFTIRAGRLVRLSRAQAEAFYEVHRGRPFYGELVDFMSSGPCFPMALERDDAVAAFRAAIGATDPAEAAAGTIRKLYAESKGKNAVHGSDSDENAAREIAFFFSESERAGLWG; from the coding sequence ATGGCAGGTCGTCAGACGTTGGGAATCGTGAAGCCGGACGCCGTTGCGGCTGGCAACCTGGGCAACATCGTGGCCAATCTCGAGCAGCGTGGCTTCACGATTCGCGCCGGTCGCCTGGTGCGCCTCTCCCGGGCTCAGGCCGAGGCGTTCTATGAGGTACACCGAGGACGGCCGTTCTACGGTGAGCTGGTCGACTTCATGTCCAGCGGGCCGTGCTTCCCCATGGCGCTCGAACGCGATGATGCGGTTGCCGCGTTCCGAGCCGCGATCGGCGCCACGGACCCAGCCGAAGCGGCGGCCGGAACGATCCGCAAGCTCTACGCGGAGTCCAAGGGTAAGAACGCCGTGCACGGTTCGGATAGCGATGAGAACGCCGCGCGCGAGATTGCCTTTTTCTTCTCCGAATCCGAGCGCGCGGGGCTCTGGGGGTAG
- a CDS encoding DUF177 domain-containing protein, whose translation MLRIDIRELHRGPVETVGSLAPTAPLWEGLGLEFAGPVAVSGRLEASGRDDYRWRGRIRGEVKATCRRCLTEFIQAVDTPIEALFSANPDLEDDPTVYLLEEPVTHVDVSKAVREELGLALTAYPLCRENCAGLCPHCGADLNQGPCRCGPVSP comes from the coding sequence ATGCTCCGAATCGATATTCGGGAGCTCCATCGGGGGCCGGTCGAGACCGTCGGGTCGCTCGCGCCGACGGCGCCGCTCTGGGAAGGGCTGGGGCTCGAGTTTGCCGGGCCCGTGGCGGTTTCCGGTCGGCTCGAGGCCAGCGGTCGGGATGATTACCGATGGCGGGGCCGGATCCGTGGCGAGGTGAAGGCAACCTGTCGCCGGTGTTTGACGGAGTTCATCCAGGCGGTCGATACGCCCATCGAGGCGCTGTTTTCGGCCAATCCGGACCTGGAAGACGATCCGACAGTCTACCTGCTCGAGGAGCCGGTAACGCACGTCGACGTCTCCAAGGCGGTCCGCGAGGAGCTGGGTCTCGCGCTCACGGCGTACCCGCTGTGCCGCGAGAATTGTGCGGGGTTGTGTCCGCACTGTGGAGCAGACTTGAACCAGGGCCCCTGCCGGTGCGGGCCCGTGTCACCCTAG
- the rpmF gene encoding 50S ribosomal protein L32: MAVPKRKTSKSRKRMRRSHHSAASTALQACSRCGSPRLPHRVCGSCGYYAGKKRLPVED; encoded by the coding sequence ATGGCAGTACCGAAGAGAAAGACCTCGAAGTCGCGCAAGCGGATGCGCCGCAGTCACCATTCCGCCGCCTCCACGGCGCTGCAGGCATGCTCCCGGTGTGGTTCGCCGCGCCTCCCGCATCGGGTCTGCGGATCGTGCGGGTACTACGCCGGTAAGAAGCGTCTCCCGGTCGAGGATTGA
- the plsX gene encoding phosphate acyltransferase PlsX, which yields MVRVVVDAMGSDHAPLTEVEGAVRALAELPPTFVVQLVGPADQLEAALASHPDVDRSRLLVVDAPEVIGMGEKPLEAVRKKRKSSIVVGLGVQAAGQSDAFVSAGNTGAVLAASTIVLGLHPGVERATVGTLLPSVDGPVLMLDAGANLDCSARELLGFASLGSIYMRDVLNRRSPTVGLLNVGEEEGKGTAIVKEAHELLKHASGFTYLGNIEGRDILAGHSKRGRVDVVVCDGFVGNVVLKFYESVLGLIRHLADGEGLWELPAAQRAFRSLDYSQYGGAPLLGVKGLSVICHGSSNSNAIMNAIRVAVHAVERGLNQHIGLEFAGHEALGQA from the coding sequence GTGGTTCGCGTCGTCGTCGACGCGATGGGCAGCGATCACGCCCCTTTGACGGAAGTCGAAGGCGCGGTTCGCGCGTTGGCGGAATTGCCCCCCACATTCGTCGTTCAGCTGGTTGGCCCCGCCGACCAGCTGGAGGCAGCCCTTGCCAGTCATCCCGACGTCGATCGGAGCCGGCTTCTCGTCGTCGATGCGCCTGAGGTCATCGGGATGGGTGAGAAGCCCCTCGAGGCGGTGCGCAAGAAGCGGAAAAGCAGCATCGTGGTCGGACTGGGTGTTCAAGCGGCTGGCCAGAGCGATGCCTTCGTTTCCGCCGGGAATACCGGTGCGGTCCTGGCCGCGTCCACGATCGTGCTTGGCCTCCATCCGGGGGTCGAGCGGGCCACCGTCGGAACCCTGCTGCCCAGCGTCGACGGCCCCGTTCTGATGCTGGATGCGGGCGCCAATCTCGATTGCTCGGCTCGTGAGCTACTTGGCTTTGCCAGCCTCGGCTCGATCTACATGCGCGACGTTCTGAACCGGCGCTCCCCGACCGTCGGCCTGCTCAACGTGGGCGAAGAGGAAGGCAAGGGAACGGCCATCGTCAAAGAGGCGCATGAGCTGCTCAAACATGCCAGCGGTTTCACCTACCTTGGCAACATCGAAGGCCGGGACATTCTGGCCGGACACTCGAAACGGGGCCGAGTCGATGTCGTCGTCTGCGACGGCTTCGTCGGCAACGTGGTACTCAAGTTTTATGAATCGGTGCTCGGCTTGATTCGTCATCTGGCAGACGGAGAGGGCCTCTGGGAACTGCCTGCTGCGCAGCGGGCCTTCCGGTCGCTCGACTATTCTCAATATGGGGGCGCCCCGCTCCTGGGCGTCAAAGGGCTCTCGGTGATCTGTCACGGGAGTTCCAACTCCAACGCCATCATGAATGCGATTCGAGTTGCGGTCCATGCGGTCGAACGCGGCCTGAATCAGCATATCGGTCTCGAGTTCGCGGGTCACGAGGCGTTGGGCCAAGCCTAG
- a CDS encoding ketoacyl-ACP synthase III, producing the protein MRQPIARIAGVGAAAPIEVVTNADLERTLDTSDAWIVERTGIRERRRLPADRALSDLFVEASLTALGRAGLPFSAIDTIACGTVTPDRRLPSTACEVQAKLGGGTAAAFDIVAACPGWLYTLTVAEGLIASGASRNVLALGGDRLSSITNFADRNTAVLFGDGAGAAVLVPATDERGILATSIGADGSLANLLYIPEGGSSQPPTEAGVREGLYTIRMAGREVFKVAVRRMAQACHQALGKAGVRPEDIDLLVPHQANIRIIHATAAEAGVPLDKVMINIDRYGNTSSGSIPLALAQAEQEGRLKPGMIVLLVTFGAGFTWGAVVIRW; encoded by the coding sequence ATGCGCCAGCCGATCGCCCGGATTGCCGGGGTCGGCGCCGCGGCGCCGATCGAGGTGGTCACCAACGCCGATCTCGAGCGGACCCTGGATACCAGCGATGCGTGGATCGTCGAGCGCACCGGCATTCGTGAGCGGCGACGCCTTCCTGCGGACCGAGCGTTGTCGGACCTCTTCGTCGAGGCTTCGCTGACGGCTCTCGGCCGCGCCGGTTTGCCGTTTTCGGCAATCGACACCATCGCCTGCGGCACGGTGACGCCGGATCGCCGGCTCCCCTCGACCGCGTGCGAGGTGCAGGCCAAGCTGGGCGGCGGGACCGCCGCGGCCTTCGACATCGTCGCGGCATGTCCCGGCTGGCTCTATACGCTGACGGTCGCCGAGGGGCTGATCGCAAGCGGAGCAAGCAGGAACGTTCTGGCACTCGGCGGCGATCGGCTCAGTTCGATTACCAACTTTGCCGACCGCAACACGGCCGTTCTCTTCGGCGATGGCGCTGGCGCTGCCGTGCTGGTGCCGGCCACCGACGAGCGCGGGATTCTCGCGACCTCGATTGGTGCGGATGGCTCGCTGGCGAATCTGCTATACATTCCAGAGGGCGGTTCGTCGCAGCCGCCGACCGAAGCCGGCGTCCGCGAAGGGTTGTACACGATCCGGATGGCCGGACGCGAGGTGTTCAAAGTGGCGGTCCGCCGGATGGCGCAGGCATGCCATCAGGCGCTGGGCAAAGCGGGGGTGCGACCGGAAGACATCGACCTGCTGGTCCCGCACCAGGCGAACATCCGGATCATTCACGCCACCGCCGCCGAAGCAGGCGTTCCGCTCGACAAAGTGATGATCAATATCGATCGCTACGGGAACACCTCGTCGGGGTCGATTCCGCTGGCGCTGGCGCAAGCTGAGCAGGAAGGGCGGCTCAAGCCCGGCATGATTGTCCTGCTGGTGACGTTCGGAGCCGGCTTTACCTGGGGAGCCGTGGTGATCCGATGGTAG
- the fabD gene encoding ACP S-malonyltransferase — MVADVLIFPGQGAQKIGMARDLAERFPAARSVLLEIEEALGIPLTRIMWDGPEAELLETRNTQPAILAHSAAVLAVVAGRLGPVVGAAGHSLGEYSAYHAAGALSAVDAARLVRRRGELMHQAGQARPGAMAAVLGLDGAQVQALCAEASAAGGGVVVAANLNAPEQTVISGDPEAVARAGDAAKASGAKRVLPLNVSGAFHSPLMAPAAEGLARALADVAMADPAYPVVANAVAGPVTTAAEARRLLVEQLTAPVRWVESAQVLAGLAPAVRFVELGPGTVLSGLVKRIVPGAQCVTLGTAAEVEKFLA, encoded by the coding sequence ATGGTAGCTGACGTTCTGATCTTCCCGGGCCAAGGGGCCCAGAAAATCGGCATGGCGCGCGACCTGGCCGAACGGTTTCCTGCCGCTCGGTCCGTGCTGCTGGAAATCGAAGAGGCGCTCGGGATTCCCCTGACGCGGATCATGTGGGACGGCCCCGAGGCGGAGTTGCTCGAGACCCGGAATACGCAGCCGGCCATTCTGGCCCACTCCGCGGCCGTCCTTGCCGTGGTAGCCGGGCGGTTGGGGCCCGTCGTCGGCGCCGCCGGTCACAGCCTGGGCGAGTACAGTGCCTATCACGCCGCTGGAGCCCTGAGCGCGGTCGATGCGGCCCGCCTGGTTCGCCGGCGGGGTGAGTTGATGCACCAGGCCGGACAAGCCCGTCCCGGGGCGATGGCGGCCGTGCTCGGCCTCGACGGTGCCCAGGTCCAGGCCCTGTGTGCCGAGGCTTCTGCGGCGGGCGGTGGCGTCGTGGTTGCCGCGAACCTGAACGCCCCGGAGCAGACCGTGATCTCCGGCGATCCGGAGGCGGTCGCTCGTGCCGGCGACGCCGCCAAGGCCTCGGGCGCCAAGCGAGTGCTGCCCCTCAACGTGAGCGGCGCCTTCCATTCGCCGTTGATGGCGCCTGCGGCGGAAGGCTTGGCCCGAGCCTTGGCGGACGTCGCCATGGCGGATCCGGCGTATCCGGTGGTGGCGAACGCCGTTGCCGGTCCTGTCACGACCGCCGCCGAAGCGCGCCGGCTGCTGGTCGAGCAACTCACCGCGCCGGTTCGCTGGGTCGAGTCCGCTCAGGTGCTCGCGGGCCTCGCCCCGGCGGTTCGTTTCGTCGAACTCGGGCCCGGTACGGTCCTCAGCGGACTGGTCAAGCGGATCGTGCCCGGAGCCCAGTGTGTGACCCTGGGAACCGCGGCAGAAGTGGAGAAGTTCCTCGCATGA
- the fabG gene encoding 3-oxoacyl-[acyl-carrier-protein] reductase, which translates to MSIAIDLTGQVAFVTGSTRGIGLELARTLRSAGARVAVVGRNAEQARAVAATLGDGAVGVGCDVSDAAQVEAAIAQAEQALGPISILINNAGLTRDNLLLRLSGEEWDQVLDANLKGAFHTTKAVIKGMMKRRAGRIINITSVVGLTGNKGQANYAASKAGLIGFSKSVAKEYASRGVLVNCIAPGFIETDMTAALPAEAQAALLSQIALGRLGQPADIAGAVLFLASDLARYVTGQVLVVDGGMVI; encoded by the coding sequence ATGAGTATCGCAATCGATCTGACCGGCCAGGTGGCGTTCGTCACGGGCAGTACTCGTGGCATTGGTCTCGAGCTGGCTCGGACGCTGCGCAGCGCCGGTGCCAGGGTCGCGGTGGTCGGCCGTAATGCCGAGCAGGCTCGCGCGGTTGCGGCAACGCTTGGGGACGGCGCGGTTGGTGTCGGCTGCGATGTCAGTGATGCGGCACAGGTCGAGGCGGCCATTGCCCAGGCCGAACAGGCGCTCGGGCCGATTTCCATCCTGATCAATAACGCGGGGCTCACCCGCGACAATCTGCTCCTCCGCCTCAGCGGCGAGGAGTGGGATCAAGTGCTCGACGCCAACCTCAAGGGTGCCTTTCACACCACCAAGGCGGTCATCAAGGGCATGATGAAGCGCCGGGCGGGCCGGATTATCAACATCACCAGCGTGGTCGGGCTGACCGGAAACAAGGGCCAGGCCAATTACGCCGCCAGCAAGGCCGGATTGATCGGCTTCAGCAAGTCGGTGGCCAAGGAGTATGCCAGTCGGGGTGTGCTGGTCAACTGTATCGCACCCGGATTCATCGAGACAGACATGACGGCTGCCTTGCCAGCCGAGGCGCAAGCCGCGTTATTATCCCAAATCGCGTTGGGTCGGTTAGGGCAGCCCGCCGATATTGCCGGTGCGGTGCTCTTCCTCGCTTCCGATCTTGCCCGCTATGTGACCGGACAGGTCCTGGTGGTCGACGGGGGCATGGTCATTTAA
- a CDS encoding acyl carrier protein has translation MSDMEEKVKDIIAEELGVEREKLTETASFMEDLGADSLDTVELVMAFEKEFDIDIPDEEAEKLKTVGDALRYLREKLGNK, from the coding sequence ATGAGCGACATGGAAGAAAAGGTCAAAGACATCATCGCCGAAGAGTTGGGCGTCGAACGCGAAAAGCTTACCGAAACGGCGAGCTTCATGGAGGACCTCGGCGCCGACTCCCTCGACACGGTCGAGTTGGTCATGGCGTTCGAGAAAGAGTTCGACATCGACATTCCGGACGAGGAAGCCGAGAAGCTCAAGACGGTCGGCGATGCCCTGCGGTATCTCCGGGAGAAGCTGGGGAACAAATAG